The following proteins are co-located in the Ancylothrix sp. D3o genome:
- a CDS encoding prolyl oligopeptidase family protein, with translation MSKTFNYPTPRKAEQFDDYHGTTVADPYRWLEDPDSEETQQWVQAQNEITFKFLEQIPLRETLKQRLTKLWDYEKYSIPFKQGNRYFYYKNDGLQNQSVLYTLKSLDGEPRELLDPNKLSEDGTVALSGTAISEDGNLLAYGLSSSGSDWQEWKVRDIETGQDLNDHLQWIKFSGASWTHDNQGFFYSRYDEPNEATKLEDANYFQKLYYHKLGTPQSDDILIYHRPDQKEWGFAGGVSEDGKYLIISVWLGTDPKNLVFYKDLTDSNSQVIELINEFEASYSFIDNDGTLFWFHTDLNAPRGRVIAIDINNPSKENWPEIIPQTDEVLESIGLLNNQFVADFLKDARTQVKIFNLDGSFVREVELPGIGSAGGFGGKRHDTETFYSFTGFTSPATIYRYDMITGKSTVFRKPNVDFNPEEYETKQIFYPSKDGTQVPMFITHKKGIQLDGNNPTYLYAYGGFSISLTPWFSVGQLIWMELGGVLAIANLRGGGEYGEDWHQAGMKHKKQNVFDDFISAAEWLIENKYTQPKKLAIGGGSNGGLLVGACITQRPELFGAALPDVGVMDMLRFHKFTIGWAWCSEYGSPENPEDFNILYSYSPLHNLKPNTTYPATMVTTADHDDRVVPAHSFKFAATLQENHTGENPVLIRIETKAGHGAGKPTAKIIEELADKWAFLARVLEIS, from the coding sequence ATGTCCAAAACCTTCAATTATCCAACCCCCCGGAAAGCTGAACAATTCGACGACTATCACGGTACAACCGTTGCAGATCCCTACCGTTGGTTAGAAGATCCAGACTCGGAAGAAACGCAACAATGGGTACAAGCACAAAACGAAATTACCTTTAAATTTCTCGAACAAATTCCCCTCCGCGAAACCCTCAAACAACGACTCACCAAACTCTGGGATTACGAAAAATATAGCATCCCTTTTAAACAAGGAAACCGCTATTTTTATTATAAAAACGACGGCCTGCAAAATCAAAGCGTCCTCTACACTTTAAAAAGTTTAGACGGTGAACCCAGAGAATTACTCGACCCAAATAAACTTTCTGAAGATGGAACCGTTGCACTTTCTGGAACCGCCATTAGTGAAGACGGAAATTTATTAGCTTATGGCTTATCTTCCTCTGGTTCCGACTGGCAAGAATGGAAAGTTAGAGACATCGAAACCGGCCAAGATTTAAACGATCATCTCCAATGGATAAAATTTTCTGGTGCATCTTGGACTCACGACAATCAAGGCTTTTTTTATAGCCGGTATGATGAACCCAACGAAGCCACAAAATTAGAAGATGCAAACTACTTCCAAAAACTATATTATCACAAACTTGGTACACCCCAATCTGATGATATTTTAATCTATCACCGGCCCGATCAAAAAGAATGGGGATTTGCCGGTGGAGTCAGCGAAGATGGCAAATATCTGATAATTTCCGTATGGCTAGGAACCGACCCCAAAAACCTCGTTTTTTACAAAGATTTAACAGATTCAAATAGCCAAGTAATCGAACTAATCAACGAATTTGAAGCAAGTTATAGCTTCATCGATAACGACGGTACTCTTTTCTGGTTCCATACCGATTTAAACGCACCTCGCGGACGAGTTATTGCCATCGATATCAACAACCCATCAAAGGAAAACTGGCCAGAAATCATCCCCCAAACAGACGAAGTTTTAGAAAGTATTGGCTTACTGAATAACCAATTTGTTGCCGACTTCTTAAAAGATGCCAGAACCCAAGTTAAAATCTTTAACTTAGATGGTTCTTTTGTCCGCGAAGTTGAACTCCCCGGAATTGGTTCAGCAGGAGGTTTTGGTGGCAAACGTCACGACACAGAAACCTTTTATAGCTTCACCGGCTTTACCTCCCCCGCCACCATTTACCGCTACGACATGATCACCGGAAAAAGCACTGTTTTCCGCAAACCCAACGTAGATTTTAACCCCGAAGAATACGAAACCAAACAAATTTTTTACCCCAGCAAAGACGGAACACAAGTTCCCATGTTCATTACCCACAAAAAAGGCATCCAGCTAGACGGAAACAACCCCACCTATTTATACGCTTACGGCGGCTTTAGTATCTCCTTAACCCCCTGGTTTTCCGTCGGACAACTTATTTGGATGGAACTCGGCGGAGTCTTAGCTATCGCCAATTTACGCGGCGGTGGCGAATACGGCGAAGACTGGCACCAAGCCGGCATGAAACACAAAAAACAAAACGTTTTTGATGACTTTATTTCCGCCGCCGAATGGTTAATAGAAAACAAATATACCCAACCCAAAAAACTCGCCATTGGTGGCGGAAGTAACGGCGGTTTATTAGTAGGCGCTTGCATTACCCAACGTCCCGAATTATTCGGCGCAGCCCTCCCCGATGTCGGCGTTATGGATATGCTACGCTTTCATAAATTTACCATCGGTTGGGCGTGGTGTTCTGAATACGGTTCCCCCGAAAATCCCGAAGACTTTAACATTTTATACAGCTATTCTCCCCTGCATAATTTGAAGCCAAACACCACCTATCCTGCTACAATGGTAACAACCGCAGACCACGATGATCGCGTTGTACCGGCCCACAGTTTTAAATTTGCAGCCACCCTCCAAGAAAACCACACCGGCGAAAACCCCGTTTTAATTCGCATTGAAACAAAAGCGGGTCATGGCGCCGGTAAACCTACTGCTAAAATCATCGAAGAACTTGCCGACAAATGGGCATTTTTAGCGAGAGTTTTAGAAATTTCCTAA
- a CDS encoding F0F1 ATP synthase subunit B produces the protein MGTFWLLATAAEAVETELEHGGFGLNFDLFETNLINLAIIIGVLFYFGRGFLGNVLSERRNRIETAIKEAEQKLQEAATSLSEGQQKLTQAQAEAERIRAAAQERAKAAKEAIMAQAIKDVERLRADSDKDLETEKERVVNELRARVAAMALQKVESQLKERLDDNAQGQLIDRSIAMLGGR, from the coding sequence ATGGGGACTTTTTGGCTATTGGCTACAGCAGCCGAGGCAGTAGAAACTGAATTAGAGCATGGTGGTTTCGGTTTAAATTTTGATCTTTTTGAAACCAACCTAATTAACCTGGCGATTATTATTGGAGTGCTGTTTTATTTCGGTCGCGGCTTTTTGGGAAATGTTTTAAGCGAACGCCGCAATCGAATTGAAACAGCAATTAAGGAAGCCGAGCAAAAGCTGCAAGAAGCAGCAACTTCGCTTTCTGAAGGCCAGCAAAAATTAACTCAAGCCCAAGCTGAGGCTGAACGCATCCGCGCTGCTGCTCAAGAACGAGCAAAAGCAGCAAAAGAGGCGATTATGGCGCAAGCTATTAAGGATGTGGAACGCTTGCGGGCTGATTCTGATAAGGATCTCGAAACTGAGAAAGAGCGGGTGGTGAATGAACTTCGCGCTCGTGTTGCAGCGATGGCGTTGCAAAAAGTTGAGTCTCAGTTGAAAGAGCGCTTAGATGATAATGCTCAAGGGCAGTTAATTGACCGCAGCATTGCGATGCTAGGGGGTCGCTGA
- a CDS encoding F0F1 ATP synthase subunit gamma → MANLKAIRDQILSVKNTKKITEAMRLVAAAKVRRAQEQVIATRPFADRLAQVLYGLQARLRFEDADLPLLKQREVKCVGLLVISGDRGLCGGYNTNIIKRAEARAKELKAEGLDYKFVLVGRKAIQYFQRRNQPIAATYTGLEQVPNSSEASQIADELLSLFLSEGVDRFELIYTKFVSLISSRPVVQTLLPLTPQGLEVTDDEIFRLTTRGGAFEVTREKMASQVKALPRDMLFEQDPTQILDALLPLYLNNQLLRALQESAASELAARMTAMSSASDNAKQLIGSLTLTYNKARQAAITQEILEVCGGAEALRG, encoded by the coding sequence ATGGCAAATTTAAAGGCAATTCGAGATCAAATTCTGTCGGTTAAAAATACAAAGAAAATCACTGAAGCAATGCGTCTGGTGGCGGCGGCTAAGGTTCGTCGTGCTCAGGAGCAGGTGATTGCTACTCGTCCTTTTGCGGATCGTTTGGCTCAGGTTTTGTACGGCTTGCAGGCGCGTCTGCGGTTTGAGGATGCAGACTTACCTCTGTTGAAACAACGTGAGGTTAAGTGTGTCGGTCTTTTGGTGATTTCGGGTGATCGCGGTTTGTGCGGCGGTTATAACACGAATATTATTAAACGGGCTGAGGCACGGGCTAAAGAACTGAAGGCGGAAGGTCTGGACTATAAGTTTGTTTTGGTTGGACGTAAGGCGATTCAGTATTTCCAACGTCGAAATCAACCGATTGCTGCTACTTATACGGGTTTGGAGCAGGTGCCGAATTCTTCTGAGGCTTCGCAAATTGCTGATGAACTTTTGTCGCTGTTTCTGTCGGAAGGTGTGGATCGCTTTGAGTTGATTTATACGAAGTTTGTTTCGTTGATTAGCTCTCGGCCGGTTGTTCAAACTTTGTTGCCTTTGACTCCGCAAGGGTTGGAAGTTACGGATGATGAAATTTTCCGTTTGACGACTCGTGGCGGTGCTTTTGAGGTGACGCGGGAGAAAATGGCTTCGCAGGTTAAGGCTCTCCCCCGCGATATGCTTTTTGAGCAAGATCCTACTCAAATTCTTGATGCTTTGTTGCCGCTTTATTTGAATAATCAATTGTTGCGTGCTTTGCAGGAGTCTGCTGCTAGTGAGTTGGCGGCGCGGATGACTGCGATGAGTAGTGCAAGTGATAATGCTAAGCAGTTGATTGGTTCTTTGACTTTGACTTATAACAAGGCTCGTCAGGCGGCAATTACTCAGGAGATTCTTGAGGTTTGCGGTGGTGCTGAGGCGCTGCGCGGTTAA
- a CDS encoding GAF domain-containing protein produces MSDANLERITSRLYKTLRKDAIVQSTTDNLRQTLQVDRVVLYYFYRQWEGQVTFESLLDKNLSIIGQTGPDQCFNGDYAAMYLAGRVRAVPDIETEPIHECHRDFLRQLKVRANLVVPVLNAQGLWGLLIAHHCTGRREWLAKDIELMQEAAQTLATAGAIRDNVPV; encoded by the coding sequence ATGTCTGATGCGAACTTAGAAAGAATTACAAGCCGGCTCTATAAAACCCTGAGAAAAGATGCAATTGTCCAATCCACAACAGACAACCTGCGTCAAACATTACAAGTAGATCGGGTGGTTTTATATTACTTTTACCGGCAATGGGAAGGACAAGTAACTTTTGAATCTTTGCTCGATAAAAATTTATCAATTATCGGACAAACCGGCCCAGATCAATGTTTTAATGGAGATTATGCCGCCATGTATTTAGCGGGGAGAGTGCGAGCCGTTCCAGACATAGAAACCGAACCAATACACGAATGCCATAGAGATTTTTTGAGACAGCTAAAAGTGCGAGCAAATTTAGTGGTGCCGGTTCTCAATGCTCAAGGGTTATGGGGATTATTAATTGCCCATCATTGCACAGGCCGGCGGGAATGGTTGGCAAAAGATATAGAATTAATGCAAGAAGCGGCGCAAACATTAGCAACTGCCGGTGCTATTCGAGATAACGTGCCGGTTTAG
- a CDS encoding type II toxin-antitoxin system mRNA interferase toxin, RelE/StbE family codes for MRLLWSSRFVRDFKRVSRQNPQLRTAVEETLQQLTADAFHPSLKTHKLKGDLSGVWSCSIDYSNRILFEFVPDDDSQEEVILLHTLGSHDEVY; via the coding sequence ATGCGGTTGCTTTGGAGTTCTAGGTTTGTGAGAGATTTTAAGCGCGTGTCTCGTCAAAATCCACAGCTACGCACGGCTGTTGAAGAAACTTTGCAACAATTGACAGCAGATGCCTTTCATCCTAGCTTGAAAACTCATAAGCTGAAAGGAGATTTATCGGGCGTTTGGTCTTGTTCTATTGATTATAGCAATCGCATTCTATTTGAATTTGTGCCGGATGACGATTCTCAGGAAGAGGTGATTTTACTTCACACTCTAGGTTCCCATGATGAGGTTTATTAG
- the atpA gene encoding F0F1 ATP synthase subunit alpha, producing MVAIRPDEISSIIRQQIEQYDQDVKVSNVGTVLQVGDGIARIYGLEKAMAGELLEFEDGTIGIALNLEEDNVGAVLMGEGREIQEGSSVTATGKIAQVPVGDALVGRVVDALGRPIDGKGEINTSESRLIESPAPGIIERRSVYEPMQTGITAIDAMIPIGRGQRELIIGDRQTGKTAIAIDTIINQKSENVICVYVAIGQKASTVANVVNVLQEKGAMDYTIVVAANASDPATLQYLAPYTGASMAEYFMYKGKHTLVIYDDLSKQAQAYRQMSLLLRRPPGREAYPGDVFYLHSRLLERAAKLSNELGEGSMTALPIIETQAGDVSAYIPTNVISITDGQIFLSSNLFNSGFRPAVNPGISVSRVGSAAQTKAMKKVAGKVKLELAQFEELAAFAQFASDLDQATQNQLARGQRLRELLKQAQNSPLPLNEQVAIIYAGINGYLDDIPADKISIFTKGFREYLRTSKAKYGEIVQGQKQLTDEAENLLKEGISEFKQSFKAAA from the coding sequence ATGGTAGCAATCAGACCAGACGAAATCAGCAGCATTATTCGGCAGCAGATTGAGCAGTACGACCAAGATGTTAAGGTTTCTAACGTTGGTACGGTGCTGCAAGTTGGAGACGGTATCGCTCGGATCTATGGTTTAGAGAAGGCGATGGCCGGTGAACTGCTGGAGTTTGAAGATGGCACTATCGGGATCGCACTGAACCTCGAAGAGGATAACGTGGGTGCGGTGTTGATGGGTGAAGGCCGGGAAATTCAAGAAGGCTCTTCTGTAACCGCGACTGGCAAAATTGCTCAGGTGCCGGTGGGTGACGCTTTGGTTGGTCGCGTGGTGGATGCTTTGGGCCGGCCTATTGATGGCAAAGGCGAAATCAACACCTCTGAAAGCCGGTTAATTGAATCTCCGGCTCCTGGTATTATTGAGCGCCGCTCGGTTTATGAACCGATGCAAACCGGCATTACCGCTATCGATGCGATGATTCCCATCGGTCGTGGTCAGCGGGAATTGATCATTGGCGACCGGCAAACCGGCAAAACCGCAATTGCGATTGACACGATTATTAACCAAAAATCGGAAAACGTGATCTGCGTTTATGTTGCCATCGGTCAAAAAGCCTCTACGGTTGCTAACGTGGTCAACGTTTTGCAAGAAAAAGGCGCGATGGATTATACAATCGTCGTCGCTGCAAACGCAAGTGACCCGGCTACCTTGCAATACTTGGCTCCTTATACCGGCGCAAGTATGGCTGAGTATTTCATGTATAAAGGCAAGCATACGCTTGTTATATATGATGACTTGTCCAAGCAAGCCCAAGCTTACCGTCAAATGTCTTTGTTGCTCCGCCGTCCGCCGGGTCGGGAAGCTTACCCTGGGGATGTGTTCTATCTCCACTCTCGTTTGCTCGAACGCGCTGCGAAACTCAGCAACGAATTGGGTGAAGGTAGCATGACGGCTTTGCCGATCATTGAAACTCAGGCCGGTGACGTTTCTGCCTATATTCCGACGAACGTTATTTCAATTACCGACGGTCAGATTTTCTTGTCTTCTAACTTGTTTAACTCTGGTTTCCGTCCGGCGGTAAACCCTGGGATTTCTGTGTCCCGTGTGGGTTCTGCGGCTCAAACCAAGGCGATGAAAAAGGTTGCAGGTAAGGTGAAATTGGAGTTGGCGCAGTTTGAAGAATTGGCTGCGTTTGCTCAGTTTGCTTCTGACTTGGATCAAGCAACTCAAAACCAATTGGCTCGCGGTCAACGTTTGCGTGAGTTGCTGAAACAGGCTCAAAATTCTCCTCTGCCTTTGAATGAGCAAGTAGCAATTATCTATGCAGGGATTAATGGTTATCTTGATGATATCCCTGCGGATAAGATATCAATTTTCACCAAGGGTTTCCGCGAATATTTGCGGACTAGCAAGGCGAAATATGGTGAAATCGTGCAAGGTCAAAAACAATTGACTGATGAGGCAGAAAATCTGCTCAAAGAAGGCATTTCTGAGTTTAAGCAGTCCTTCAAGGCAGCCGCTTAG
- a CDS encoding YcjF family protein encodes MPQDLSLNELLIKISQAYTDAESKVGQCNVLVIGKTGVGKSTLINAVFQERLAETGVGRPITQSIRQYTKQNCPITVYDTLGLELDEEKVKKVQFEVDKLIEDQRMLPAKDHIHVIWYCINHETGRFEEIEEEWLRELVHKEVPVILVLTQAISLDEEENSSEFLKWLERKNLPVSYLVPVLAEDKKVGKFNIESYGLERLVEATFELLPDVAQKAFVKEQIASIKLKSEAAFKYVSGYVASSAIVGASPIPFSDALLLIPMQTTMLAHITVIFGLPFDKAFISGVLSSIAGVGGMAATGRFIVTNVLKLIPGAGTVLGGAISAATAATLTMALGLAYIELLRVYLQAQISGKSLSMGDLTRLFGEFYKDYATSGRKTLKDDEPVPREIDIE; translated from the coding sequence ATGCCGCAAGATTTATCATTAAATGAGCTATTAATTAAAATTAGCCAAGCTTACACAGATGCAGAAAGTAAAGTGGGACAATGTAATGTTTTAGTGATAGGGAAAACCGGCGTCGGCAAAAGTACGTTAATTAATGCTGTGTTTCAAGAACGTTTGGCAGAAACCGGCGTGGGAAGACCAATTACTCAAAGTATCCGTCAATATACAAAGCAAAATTGCCCGATTACTGTCTATGATACTCTGGGGTTAGAGTTGGATGAGGAAAAAGTTAAAAAAGTTCAATTTGAAGTCGATAAGCTGATAGAAGACCAAAGAATGCTGCCGGCAAAGGATCATATTCATGTAATATGGTATTGTATTAATCACGAAACGGGCCGGTTTGAGGAAATTGAAGAGGAATGGCTGAGGGAATTGGTACATAAAGAAGTGCCGGTGATTTTGGTTTTGACACAGGCAATTTCTCTTGATGAGGAAGAGAATAGCAGCGAGTTTTTGAAGTGGTTGGAGAGGAAAAATCTGCCGGTGAGTTATTTGGTGCCGGTGTTGGCAGAAGATAAAAAGGTAGGGAAGTTTAATATAGAATCTTATGGTTTAGAAAGATTGGTGGAGGCGACGTTTGAATTGTTGCCGGATGTGGCACAAAAAGCTTTTGTAAAGGAGCAAATTGCTAGTATTAAATTGAAGTCGGAAGCGGCGTTTAAATATGTAAGTGGTTATGTGGCTAGTTCGGCTATTGTTGGGGCTTCTCCTATTCCGTTTTCGGACGCTTTGCTGTTAATTCCGATGCAAACAACGATGCTGGCTCATATTACGGTAATTTTTGGATTGCCGTTTGATAAAGCTTTTATTAGTGGGGTGCTTTCTTCTATAGCCGGTGTGGGGGGAATGGCGGCGACGGGGAGATTTATTGTGACGAATGTTTTGAAGTTAATTCCGGGTGCGGGGACGGTTTTAGGTGGTGCTATTTCGGCGGCGACTGCGGCGACTTTGACGATGGCTTTGGGGTTGGCTTATATTGAGTTATTGAGGGTTTATTTGCAGGCTCAAATTAGTGGGAAAAGTTTGTCTATGGGGGATTTAACGCGGTTGTTTGGGGAGTTTTATAAGGATTATGCGACGTCGGGAAGGAAGACGCTTAAGGATGATGAGCCGGTGCCCCGTGAGATTGATATTGAGTAA
- a CDS encoding Uma2 family endonuclease — protein MMTAILEKKNAACFQEGCLTLYDVSWQQCEAIEAAFEGICGLRFVYLDGILDIMAPLSDEHEESKSTIGLLVEAYLQHIGIRFYARGGPTLGSKALGARKEPDESYSLGSKKPVPDIAIEVVVTSGGVEVLEVYKLLGVAEVWFWQDNQMMVFCLGEGGYVRCEKSGLLPDLDLVLLSKYVNFTDQFDAVNEFRSVIRGEDVG, from the coding sequence ATGATGACAGCAATTTTGGAAAAGAAAAACGCTGCTTGTTTTCAGGAAGGTTGCTTGACTTTATATGATGTGTCTTGGCAACAATGTGAGGCAATTGAGGCGGCTTTTGAGGGGATTTGTGGGTTGCGTTTTGTTTATTTAGATGGAATTTTGGATATTATGGCTCCGCTTTCTGATGAACATGAAGAATCTAAAAGTACAATTGGTTTATTAGTTGAAGCTTATTTGCAACATATAGGTATTCGGTTTTACGCTCGCGGTGGCCCTACTTTGGGGAGTAAAGCTTTGGGTGCGCGAAAGGAGCCTGATGAGTCTTATAGTTTGGGGTCAAAAAAGCCGGTTCCTGATATTGCAATTGAGGTGGTGGTGACGAGTGGGGGTGTGGAGGTTTTGGAGGTTTATAAGCTTTTGGGGGTGGCTGAAGTTTGGTTTTGGCAAGATAATCAAATGATGGTTTTTTGTTTGGGTGAGGGGGGTTATGTGCGGTGTGAAAAAAGTGGTTTGTTGCCAGATTTGGATTTGGTTTTGTTGTCTAAATATGTGAATTTTACGGATCAATTTGATGCTGTTAATGAGTTTCGCTCTGTGATTCGTGGGGAGGATGTTGGTTAG
- a CDS encoding F0F1 ATP synthase subunit B' yields the protein MTYWTFLLAVEAAKEEAGGLFDLDATLPLMAVQFLLLAAILNAIFYKPLSNAIDERDSYVRNNQKDAKERLQKAQLLTREYEQQLGDARRQAQSIIAAAEAEAQKVAAEQIASAGREAQAIREQAQKDIDRQKQEALQALEQQVDALSRQILEKLLGPELANR from the coding sequence ATGACATACTGGACGTTTTTATTAGCAGTTGAAGCTGCAAAAGAGGAAGCGGGGGGGCTGTTTGATTTAGATGCAACATTGCCCTTAATGGCGGTGCAGTTTCTACTTTTGGCAGCAATTCTAAACGCGATTTTCTATAAGCCCCTGAGCAATGCGATTGATGAGCGGGATTCTTATGTCCGCAACAATCAAAAAGATGCGAAAGAGCGCTTACAAAAAGCCCAATTGTTAACTCGTGAATATGAGCAACAATTAGGCGATGCTCGCCGGCAAGCACAGTCAATTATTGCGGCGGCGGAAGCAGAAGCGCAGAAAGTAGCGGCGGAGCAAATTGCATCTGCCGGTAGAGAAGCGCAAGCTATCCGTGAACAAGCCCAAAAAGACATTGACCGGCAAAAACAAGAAGCGCTACAAGCTCTTGAGCAACAGGTAGACGCTCTCAGTCGCCAGATCCTCGAAAAACTACTTGGCCCTGAGTTAGCCAACCGTTAA
- the atpH gene encoding ATP synthase F1 subunit delta produces the protein MKSLVSSEIVEPYAQALMSVAKTHNLADRFGDEVRALVSALEGSADLSQFLANPFIKVADKKAVLQRIVGDESHPFLRNFLMLLVDKGRILFIEGIGKQYLALLRELNQTVLAEVVSAVELNDAQKESVKQRVQNITGARSVDLQTTIDPDLIGGVIIKVGSQIIDASLRGQLRRIGVRLAA, from the coding sequence ATGAAAAGTTTAGTGAGTTCTGAAATTGTAGAACCTTACGCTCAGGCTTTGATGTCTGTGGCGAAAACTCATAATTTAGCTGACCGTTTTGGGGATGAAGTTCGCGCTTTGGTGAGTGCTTTGGAAGGCTCTGCTGACCTAAGTCAATTTTTGGCGAACCCCTTTATTAAAGTGGCAGACAAAAAAGCAGTATTGCAGCGAATTGTGGGCGATGAGTCTCATCCTTTCCTGCGTAATTTTTTGATGCTGCTGGTTGATAAGGGCCGCATTCTTTTTATAGAAGGAATTGGCAAACAGTATCTTGCTCTTTTGCGTGAACTGAATCAAACGGTTTTGGCAGAAGTTGTTTCTGCTGTTGAGCTAAATGACGCTCAAAAAGAATCGGTGAAACAAAGAGTGCAAAATATTACCGGCGCTCGTTCGGTGGATTTGCAAACTACTATTGACCCCGATTTAATTGGCGGTGTCATTATTAAGGTAGGCTCGCAAATTATTGATGCGAGTTTGCGTGGTCAACTGCGCCGTATTGGTGTACGCTTAGCGGCCTAA
- a CDS encoding bifunctional serine/threonine-protein kinase/formylglycine-generating enzyme family protein yields the protein MLYCLNPSCQKPENTSSAKVCKSCGSSLLLRGRYSIIRPLSQGGFAKTFLAQDEDRRRAICVVKQFAPSLFIPAAYQKAVQLFNEEAEKLIHLEDHPQIPTLYAYFQEGNCLYLVQQFIKGETLMELAQKQTFNEVQIRELLGDVLPLLQFIHERKVIHRDIKPDNIIQRENRQFLPVFGRGNGGEYVLIDFGVAKQWTGNLLSRQGTMTGTPGYAPIEQMRGIAYPASDLYSLAVTCIRLMTGIFPKDDGSDELYDNLTGNWLWREKLPEGIEFSPQLGAILDNLLSDYVKERYQSAGEVLQVLQTKVAKNVAVAQSSKKAINQPKAKAIETAEKKEPVNQVSEFEVIRLDARGKEINRQRKIAESFVEKLPGGVSLEMVSIPGGIFLMGSPRGKYLTREYPQHSVQIKPFFMGKFTVTQAQWKAVASLPKVSRVLEKEPAKFKGKNRPVECVSWEDAIEFCARLSRLTGKSYRLPSEAEWEYACRGGMMTDFCFGETMIPQLANFDAGVSGGWFGWKKQEIQETTDVGSFGFANDFGLYDMHGNVWEWCADFWHDNYQEAPTDGRVWKIGGDDKFRVQRGGSWCSNLLMCRCAYRDRDLVEKKEDNLGFRVVC from the coding sequence ATGCTTTATTGTTTAAATCCAAGTTGCCAAAAACCAGAAAATACTAGCAGTGCAAAAGTTTGTAAAAGCTGTGGAAGTTCGCTTTTACTTAGAGGAAGATATAGCATAATTCGTCCGTTGAGTCAAGGCGGTTTTGCTAAGACTTTTTTGGCGCAAGATGAAGACCGGCGTAGGGCAATTTGTGTAGTAAAACAGTTTGCTCCTTCGCTGTTTATACCGGCTGCTTATCAAAAGGCTGTGCAATTATTTAATGAGGAAGCAGAAAAGCTTATACATTTGGAAGATCACCCGCAAATTCCTACACTTTATGCTTATTTTCAAGAAGGTAATTGTTTATATTTAGTGCAGCAATTCATTAAGGGTGAAACTTTGATGGAGTTGGCACAAAAGCAAACTTTTAATGAAGTGCAAATAAGGGAATTATTGGGTGATGTTTTGCCGTTGTTGCAGTTTATCCATGAGCGAAAGGTAATTCACAGGGATATTAAGCCTGATAATATTATTCAGCGGGAAAATCGGCAATTTTTACCTGTTTTTGGTAGGGGAAATGGGGGGGAATATGTGTTAATTGATTTTGGGGTAGCGAAACAGTGGACGGGGAATTTATTAAGCCGGCAAGGTACAATGACCGGCACGCCTGGTTATGCACCAATTGAGCAAATGCGAGGTATAGCTTATCCTGCGAGTGATTTGTATAGTTTGGCTGTGACTTGTATTCGGTTAATGACGGGGATTTTTCCAAAAGATGATGGTTCAGATGAGCTTTATGATAACTTAACTGGCAATTGGTTATGGCGAGAAAAGTTGCCCGAAGGAATAGAGTTTTCGCCGCAACTTGGGGCAATTTTAGATAATTTGTTGTCTGATTATGTGAAGGAAAGATATCAGTCAGCCGGGGAAGTTTTGCAAGTTTTGCAAACGAAAGTAGCCAAAAATGTCGCGGTAGCACAAAGTAGCAAAAAGGCAATCAATCAGCCAAAAGCCAAGGCGATAGAAACGGCAGAGAAAAAAGAGCCGGTGAACCAAGTTTCGGAATTTGAAGTAATTAGGTTAGATGCGCGGGGGAAAGAAATTAACCGGCAACGCAAAATCGCAGAAAGCTTTGTGGAAAAATTGCCAGGTGGAGTCAGTTTAGAAATGGTTTCTATTCCGGGGGGTATTTTTTTGATGGGTTCGCCAAGAGGCAAATATTTAACGCGGGAATATCCGCAGCATTCGGTGCAAATTAAGCCGTTTTTTATGGGGAAATTTACCGTGACTCAGGCGCAATGGAAGGCAGTTGCAAGTTTGCCGAAAGTGAGTAGAGTTTTGGAAAAAGAACCGGCAAAATTTAAGGGTAAAAATAGGCCGGTGGAGTGTGTTTCATGGGAAGATGCTATCGAGTTTTGTGCCCGACTTTCGCGGCTGACTGGCAAAAGTTACCGGCTTCCTTCAGAGGCGGAATGGGAATATGCTTGTCGGGGGGGAATGATGACGGATTTTTGTTTTGGGGAAACGATGATTCCGCAGTTAGCTAATTTTGATGCGGGGGTGTCGGGGGGATGGTTTGGTTGGAAAAAACAGGAAATTCAAGAAACAACTGATGTGGGTAGTTTTGGGTTTGCTAATGATTTTGGCTTGTATGATATGCACGGGAATGTCTGGGAATGGTGCGCTGATTTTTGGCATGATAATTATCAGGAAGCACCTACTGATGGTAGAGTTTGGAAAATAGGCGGAGATGATAAATTTCGGGTGCAGCGTGGGGGTTCTTGGTGTAGTAATTTGTTGATGTGCCGGTGTGCTTATCGGGATAGAGATTTGGTGGAGAAAAAAGAGGATAATTTGGGGTTTAGGGTGGTTTGTTAA